The following coding sequences are from one Candidatus Sysuiplasma acidicola window:
- a CDS encoding ribosomal L7Ae/L30e/S12e/Gadd45 family protein — protein MDIDSALKLAVADGKVVIGEREVERCLEKKKAKALIYSSNAPKAAHYARLRSIKTHKYSGGTMELGVACGKPFGVSVVAITDEGSASLLGA, from the coding sequence ATGGATATCGATAGCGCATTGAAGCTCGCAGTGGCTGACGGCAAGGTTGTAATCGGAGAGAGGGAGGTAGAGCGGTGCCTGGAGAAGAAGAAGGCAAAGGCACTGATATACTCTTCAAATGCACCGAAGGCGGCCCACTACGCCAGGCTGAGGAGCATCAAGACACACAAATACAGCGGCGGCACCATGGAACTCGGCGTCGCGTGCGGCAAACCTTTCGGCGTTTCGGTTGTGGCCATTACCGATGAGGGTTCTGCGTCCCTGCTCGGAGCGTAA
- a CDS encoding TCP-1/cpn60 chaperonin family protein: MIGQAGNTPILVLKEGTRREKGKGAQFENISAAKAIADAVRTTLGPRGMDKMLVGGLGDVTITNDGVTILKELEVEHPAAKMIIEVAKTQDEEAGDGTTTSVVLAGELLKKAESLIERNVHPTVIIKGYRMAESKAIEVLEKASLPVSVKDKDILNDIARTAMYSKSASSSMETLAKISVDAVTAVAEERDGKYVVDDDNIQFVKKHGASIDETELIEGIIVDKEASHTAMPKVVEKAKIALLDAALEIKKTEIDAKIEITDPSKLQQFLAEEENMIKRMVEKVKQSGATVLFCQKGIDDLAAHYLSKEKIYAVKRVKKSDMEKLSKATGANIISRIDDLTSSDLGNAQSVEEKKVLDDRMTFVTGCKNPKAVSILIRGGTEHVVDEIERSLVDATSVVAVAIEDGRMTYGGGAMATELALKLGDYATSVGGREQIAIEAYAEAFEVVPTTLAENAGLDPIDILIDIRKAHKNGQVSAGVNVITGKVGDMKREKVIEPIRVGRQAIHSATDAAVMILKIDDVIASKAKDMAPPKGGAGGMGGMGGEDY; this comes from the coding sequence ATGATAGGACAAGCTGGAAATACACCAATACTGGTTTTGAAGGAAGGAACGAGAAGGGAAAAGGGCAAGGGGGCCCAATTTGAAAACATTTCCGCGGCAAAGGCCATTGCCGACGCCGTGAGAACAACCCTTGGACCCCGGGGTATGGACAAGATGCTCGTGGGTGGCCTCGGAGACGTTACGATAACAAATGACGGCGTGACGATCCTGAAGGAGCTCGAAGTCGAGCACCCGGCCGCGAAGATGATTATCGAAGTTGCTAAAACACAGGATGAAGAGGCCGGAGACGGCACGACGACGTCTGTCGTTCTTGCCGGAGAACTGCTGAAGAAGGCCGAGTCGCTCATAGAGCGGAATGTTCACCCCACCGTAATCATAAAAGGATACAGGATGGCTGAGAGCAAGGCAATCGAAGTGCTCGAGAAGGCATCACTCCCCGTGTCGGTGAAAGACAAGGACATACTGAATGACATCGCAAGAACAGCGATGTACAGCAAGAGCGCAAGCAGCTCGATGGAGACGCTGGCCAAGATTTCTGTCGACGCCGTGACTGCGGTAGCCGAGGAGAGGGACGGAAAATACGTTGTTGATGACGACAACATACAGTTTGTCAAGAAGCACGGTGCCAGCATCGACGAGACAGAGCTCATTGAAGGCATCATAGTGGACAAGGAGGCGTCGCACACGGCCATGCCCAAGGTCGTTGAGAAAGCGAAAATAGCACTGCTCGACGCGGCACTCGAAATCAAGAAGACCGAAATTGATGCCAAGATAGAGATAACCGATCCGTCGAAGCTGCAGCAGTTCCTTGCCGAAGAGGAAAACATGATAAAACGCATGGTCGAGAAAGTGAAACAGAGTGGCGCCACCGTGCTCTTCTGCCAGAAGGGAATAGATGATCTTGCAGCGCATTATCTCTCGAAAGAGAAGATTTACGCCGTGAAGAGAGTGAAGAAGTCGGATATGGAGAAGCTCTCCAAGGCGACCGGTGCAAACATAATCAGCCGCATAGACGACCTCACTTCGTCGGACCTGGGAAACGCACAGTCTGTGGAGGAAAAGAAGGTTCTCGACGACAGAATGACTTTTGTCACTGGATGCAAGAATCCGAAGGCCGTTTCAATACTGATACGCGGCGGGACTGAGCATGTCGTTGACGAAATAGAGAGATCGCTAGTGGATGCCACCAGCGTGGTCGCTGTCGCGATAGAGGACGGCAGAATGACTTACGGGGGAGGTGCAATGGCAACGGAGCTGGCGCTTAAACTCGGGGACTATGCCACATCCGTGGGCGGAAGGGAGCAGATTGCAATCGAGGCGTATGCGGAGGCATTTGAAGTTGTGCCCACAACGCTCGCCGAGAACGCAGGCCTCGACCCGATTGACATACTCATCGACATAAGGAAGGCGCACAAGAACGGACAGGTCTCTGCTGGAGTTAACGTGATAACGGGCAAGGTCGGCGACATGAAGAGAGAAAAAGTCATCGAGCCGATTAGAGTTGGCAGGCAGGCAATCCATTCTGCCACAGACGCCGCCGTCATGATACTGAAGATTGACGACGTCATAGCGTCCAAGGCAAAGGACATGGCGCCGCCAAAGGGCGGAGCTGGCGGCATGGGTGGAATGGGCGGAGAAGATTACTGA
- a CDS encoding NusA-like transcription termination signal-binding factor, with product MKFNSDTLRYISMFESVTHCQVKDCLDTPDKLVFVVVQGQAQRAVGAKGANAIRMKQLTGKDIQIIEFSDEPVQFVKNVFHNYGVKDVVLEERGNIMHATVTVDPAVKGRAIGKEGKNLRIARDIVNRHHNIQSVSVA from the coding sequence ATGAAATTCAATTCGGACACGTTGCGGTACATATCGATGTTTGAGAGCGTGACACACTGCCAGGTGAAGGATTGCCTGGATACGCCTGACAAGCTCGTCTTCGTGGTCGTTCAGGGACAGGCGCAGAGGGCCGTAGGCGCGAAGGGCGCGAACGCGATAAGAATGAAACAGCTTACTGGAAAGGACATACAGATCATAGAATTTTCAGACGAGCCCGTCCAGTTCGTCAAGAATGTATTCCACAATTACGGAGTGAAGGACGTGGTGCTCGAGGAGCGGGGTAACATAATGCATGCGACGGTTACAGTCGATCCCGCAGTCAAAGGCAGGGCCATAGGAAAAGAGGGCAAGAATCTCAGGATCGCCAGAGACATAGTTAACAGACATCACAACATACAGAGCGTCAGCGTCGCGTGA
- a CDS encoding NDP-sugar synthase: MTDAVILAGGLGTRLRPLTNSTPKPLVRLAGIPLIRRIVDSIPDSIERVFIAAGYRAQELSDYFKTDYAVAGRDIQVVTEESPLGTAGALWNLRNELDEEFVVFNGDVVSSLNVPDIISFHRKMSAIATISAWEVDNPEPYGVLQIDTDDRITGFMEKPKKEQAVSRFINAGTYVMRRSVLDFMNDGTFSLEREIFPQLCSDRIFGYRFNGYWIDCGSLDSYLRAQSTVLIAESRGIEKGVKLEGCLIERPVSIEKGAKIRGTRIGPNVYVERGCSIGEGSVLDNCVIMKDSRVGCGCTVSGSIIGPDCTLADKAMSHNQILVKQ; encoded by the coding sequence TTGACCGATGCAGTCATTCTCGCAGGGGGTCTCGGGACAAGGCTCAGGCCCCTGACAAACAGTACGCCCAAACCACTTGTGAGGCTCGCAGGCATACCGCTCATCAGGCGAATAGTGGACAGCATACCGGACAGCATAGAGCGGGTGTTTATAGCTGCAGGATACAGGGCTCAGGAACTTTCAGATTATTTTAAAACAGATTATGCAGTTGCCGGGAGAGATATACAGGTCGTAACTGAAGAGAGTCCCCTTGGCACGGCCGGCGCACTCTGGAACCTGCGCAACGAACTTGACGAAGAGTTTGTCGTGTTCAACGGCGATGTTGTTTCCAGCCTGAATGTTCCGGATATCATTTCATTTCACAGAAAAATGAGTGCAATAGCTACCATTTCTGCATGGGAGGTGGACAACCCGGAGCCCTACGGGGTGCTGCAAATCGACACGGATGACAGGATAACCGGTTTCATGGAAAAGCCGAAAAAGGAACAGGCGGTGAGCAGATTCATTAATGCCGGAACTTACGTCATGCGCAGGAGCGTGCTTGACTTCATGAATGACGGTACATTTTCGCTTGAAAGAGAGATCTTTCCCCAACTGTGCTCGGATCGTATATTCGGATACCGTTTCAACGGCTACTGGATTGACTGCGGCTCGCTGGATTCATACCTCCGCGCACAATCCACAGTATTGATCGCAGAGAGCAGGGGTATAGAGAAGGGAGTGAAACTTGAGGGGTGCCTGATAGAGAGGCCCGTCTCGATCGAAAAGGGGGCAAAAATCAGGGGAACCAGGATTGGTCCGAACGTTTATGTCGAGAGAGGATGCTCGATTGGGGAAGGGAGCGTTCTGGACAATTGTGTGATCATGAAGGACTCGAGAGTGGGATGCGGATGCACTGTCAGCGGCAGCATAATAGGTCCGGACTGCACGCTTGCCGATAAAGCCATGAGTCACAATCAAATATTGGTGAAGCAATAG
- a CDS encoding radical SAM protein, translating to MRNTAGDGLYSGSLARGCTQCIRGAKMVLFVTGVCDVGCFYCPVSFKRANVDAVYANERLVSSDDDILDEARRMRALGTGITGGDPLIVPERTAHYISLLKSAFGRSHHIHLYTGRPNLRALPLIAGAGLDEIRIHPPESTWSRFPGTNFDRMLRESRALGMRAGLEVPAIPGMERDLSELIEAAARSGAQFVNLNELEMSESNAANLRSKGYELANDYSNSIAGSAATAENTVRGHFSIPVHYCPSAFKDSVQLRERMKRMADVVKWSGDVVTEDGTLVRGVIETSELERSLSEIKRKFSIPSKFIRADHERGRIEIAPWIAEEIAPDVGAETFIVEEFPSAERTEVERRSLTRR from the coding sequence ATGAGGAACACGGCAGGTGACGGTCTGTACTCCGGCTCTCTCGCCCGAGGCTGCACCCAGTGCATAAGGGGGGCGAAGATGGTGCTCTTTGTCACGGGCGTATGTGACGTCGGCTGTTTCTACTGCCCGGTTTCCTTCAAGCGGGCGAACGTCGACGCAGTCTATGCAAACGAGAGACTCGTCTCGTCGGATGATGACATACTGGACGAGGCTAGACGGATGCGCGCGCTCGGCACCGGCATCACCGGCGGAGACCCGCTCATAGTGCCAGAGAGAACGGCACATTATATTTCGCTTCTCAAGAGCGCCTTCGGCCGTTCGCATCACATTCATCTCTATACGGGCAGGCCGAACCTGCGCGCTCTGCCTCTCATAGCCGGTGCCGGACTCGATGAAATCAGAATTCACCCCCCGGAGTCGACGTGGAGCAGATTCCCCGGAACCAATTTCGACAGAATGCTCAGGGAGTCACGCGCGCTGGGCATGAGAGCGGGACTGGAGGTGCCTGCGATACCGGGCATGGAGCGCGACCTGTCAGAGCTGATCGAGGCGGCGGCACGCTCCGGCGCGCAGTTTGTCAACCTGAATGAGCTGGAAATGTCAGAGAGCAACGCAGCGAATCTGCGCTCGAAGGGATACGAGCTCGCCAACGACTATTCCAACTCGATAGCGGGCAGCGCCGCCACGGCTGAGAACACGGTGCGCGGTCATTTTTCTATACCGGTGCACTACTGCCCTTCCGCCTTTAAGGATTCGGTGCAGCTGCGCGAGAGGATGAAGCGGATGGCCGATGTCGTAAAGTGGAGCGGCGACGTCGTGACGGAGGACGGCACGCTCGTAAGGGGCGTGATTGAGACATCCGAACTCGAACGCTCTCTTTCGGAGATAAAGCGGAAGTTCAGCATACCTTCAAAATTCATCAGGGCCGATCATGAGCGCGGGAGGATTGAAATCGCGCCATGGATTGCCGAGGAGATAGCTCCAGACGTGGGCGCAGAAACATTCATAGTGGAAGAATTTCCGTCCGCCGAAAGGACCGAAGTCGAAAGGCGCTCTCTCACGCGACGCTGA
- a CDS encoding terpene cyclase/mutase family protein yields the protein MKNSVIDWLLGEDQPSMRFLTMTELLGTPETTSEVKSARKNIARVGWAGDILEKQTPRGFWVNEKNLYRPKYVSTNWMLLILSDLGLTREEPRIEKACQIWIKDFATEDGGFSAFSKKNGHLCVAGNTARALVKFGYADHPKVKRAFEWFVRNQSERGGWSCGNFGKDKGRNLDSWEPLSAFAVYPRQKWTRSMKNAVENAAEFFLERELHKQGDRYRPWYRFHYPVHYYYDLLVGLDFMTALGYTDDRRLGYAISTLKKKRRQDGRWNLDAVNPDAESPLAKWVKLHPNEAAIPFAIEKAGEPSKIITLNALKVLRRIGE from the coding sequence TTGAAAAACTCTGTGATCGACTGGCTTCTTGGTGAAGACCAGCCGTCCATGAGATTCCTGACTATGACTGAGCTGCTGGGTACGCCGGAGACGACATCCGAAGTGAAGTCTGCAAGGAAGAACATTGCAAGAGTCGGCTGGGCTGGGGACATACTGGAAAAGCAAACCCCCCGTGGATTTTGGGTGAACGAAAAGAATCTCTACCGCCCAAAATATGTTTCGACGAACTGGATGCTTTTGATTTTATCAGATTTGGGCCTCACAAGGGAGGAACCACGTATCGAAAAAGCCTGTCAGATCTGGATTAAAGATTTTGCGACGGAAGACGGCGGATTCAGTGCGTTCAGCAAGAAAAATGGCCACCTTTGCGTGGCAGGCAACACAGCCAGGGCCCTGGTCAAGTTTGGATATGCGGATCATCCAAAGGTGAAAAGGGCATTCGAGTGGTTTGTCAGGAACCAGTCAGAACGTGGCGGATGGTCGTGCGGGAACTTCGGGAAAGACAAAGGAAGAAATCTCGATTCCTGGGAACCTCTCAGTGCTTTTGCAGTGTATCCACGTCAAAAATGGACACGGAGCATGAAAAATGCCGTTGAGAATGCCGCAGAATTCTTCCTGGAGCGCGAACTACACAAGCAGGGAGACCGCTACAGACCATGGTATCGCTTCCATTATCCTGTTCACTATTACTATGACCTTCTTGTTGGCCTTGATTTCATGACTGCACTGGGATATACTGATGACAGGAGGCTGGGTTACGCCATTTCCACACTGAAGAAAAAGAGGAGGCAGGACGGCAGATGGAACCTCGATGCTGTGAATCCTGATGCCGAAAGCCCTCTGGCCAAGTGGGTAAAGCTTCATCCGAATGAGGCTGCGATTCCGTTTGCCATTGAGAAGGCCGGGGAGCCCAGTAAGATTATCACACTTAACGCGCTGAAAGTTCTGCGACGCATTGGCGAATGA
- a CDS encoding alpha/beta hydrolase, which produces MTEFVLVPGAWLGSWVWKRVIPKLEEQGHSVWPVTLTGMGERVHLASKDVGVETAIQDVLNVIDYNDLNDVVLVGHSFAGKVVAAVADRAPEKVSLLLYLDAFRPEKIRTPQGSFSPAEFSPPPDALAIPLTGEILDLIGKDVSGAYREWLLSKATPWPLRHMTDPVTLSENFDSIRSAYIFCTAGGDNVEEILKGKLDGPNKVIEAGHYPMITKPGELAEDMLRLSREAGGGSLRKN; this is translated from the coding sequence ATGACGGAGTTTGTTCTGGTGCCTGGTGCATGGCTTGGGTCGTGGGTGTGGAAGAGAGTGATTCCGAAGCTCGAGGAGCAGGGCCACTCTGTCTGGCCGGTTACGCTGACCGGAATGGGAGAGAGAGTACACCTGGCATCGAAAGACGTTGGCGTCGAGACTGCAATACAGGACGTTCTCAACGTGATTGATTATAACGATCTGAACGATGTCGTGCTGGTAGGACACAGCTTCGCCGGAAAGGTTGTGGCGGCTGTGGCGGATCGTGCGCCGGAAAAAGTGAGTTTGCTGCTTTATCTGGATGCATTCAGACCCGAAAAGATAAGAACGCCACAGGGGAGTTTCAGTCCCGCTGAGTTTTCCCCGCCGCCGGATGCACTGGCTATACCCCTTACCGGGGAGATTCTGGACCTCATCGGGAAAGACGTTTCGGGTGCATATCGCGAATGGCTGCTGTCCAAGGCAACTCCATGGCCTTTGCGTCACATGACAGATCCTGTGACACTGTCCGAGAACTTTGACTCAATCAGGAGCGCTTACATATTCTGCACAGCAGGCGGAGACAATGTGGAGGAAATTCTCAAAGGAAAACTGGATGGCCCTAACAAGGTTATTGAAGCCGGACATTACCCGATGATAACGAAACCCGGCGAGCTGGCTGAGGACATGCTCAGACTTTCAAGAGAGGCTGGCGGTGGATCACTGAGAAAGAACTGA
- a CDS encoding DEAD/DEAH box helicase, with product MPDGQSTLFDFAVIDTSRGLEEKDGFVSHPFIETGKVQYRDFQVELSGIAVKNNLLVVIPTGLGKTLIAMMAAAEMIRLGGKKVLFLAPTRPLAMQHLESFNRMFVLKSFALFTGSAKPSERKELWKMKKVIFATPQVIENDLKEKLYDLSSVAICIFDEAHRAVGNYSYVNVAEQCREAGARILGLTASPGSKKAKIEDILSALSIEKVEIRERKDIDVNSYVKNVDEEIERVKLSPEMRRLLKPIDELLHEKIVKLQRMGFLRYKKADMVSRKDLLSVRASIMGRKKKGGYLFGAMHNSVVAIHAYHCSELLETQGIEPLRLYLTRMQASSEKSKVEKSFIGDERMKKVSEALAGTTAISHPKLKRLTEIVEAQLSIKKDSLIMVFTQYRDTIETIVPELEKRGISFARFIGQADRGEKKGMKQKEQKKTIADFSAGKYSVLVASSIGEEGIDVPDVDMVVFYEPIPSEIRYIQRKGRTGRSSVGRVVILVTEETRDEAFLRASSSRERRMNRIVRSMKSESADQTTE from the coding sequence GTGCCAGACGGTCAGTCGACTCTTTTTGATTTTGCAGTCATAGATACGAGTCGCGGACTCGAGGAGAAGGACGGTTTTGTTTCCCATCCGTTCATAGAGACCGGAAAGGTGCAGTACAGGGATTTTCAGGTGGAACTGTCCGGCATTGCAGTCAAAAACAACCTGCTTGTCGTGATACCAACGGGTCTCGGCAAGACGCTGATCGCCATGATGGCTGCGGCCGAGATGATAAGGCTGGGCGGAAAGAAGGTGCTGTTTCTCGCCCCGACGAGACCGCTTGCAATGCAGCATCTGGAGAGTTTCAACAGGATGTTTGTACTGAAATCATTTGCTCTCTTCACAGGCTCGGCGAAGCCTTCGGAACGAAAGGAACTGTGGAAAATGAAGAAAGTGATTTTCGCCACACCGCAGGTCATCGAAAATGACCTGAAGGAGAAACTTTACGACCTGAGCAGTGTGGCCATCTGCATCTTTGACGAAGCGCACAGGGCAGTGGGCAACTATTCCTACGTAAACGTCGCTGAACAATGCAGGGAGGCGGGAGCAAGGATCCTTGGCCTTACCGCTTCCCCCGGTTCGAAGAAAGCCAAGATAGAGGACATACTCTCGGCTCTCAGCATCGAAAAAGTTGAGATAAGGGAAAGGAAGGACATAGATGTCAATTCGTACGTGAAGAACGTCGACGAGGAAATCGAACGGGTGAAGCTGAGTCCTGAAATGAGAAGACTGCTGAAGCCCATTGACGAACTTCTTCATGAAAAGATCGTGAAACTGCAGCGCATGGGTTTCCTGCGGTACAAGAAAGCAGACATGGTTTCGCGCAAGGATCTTCTGTCCGTCAGGGCATCAATAATGGGCAGGAAAAAGAAAGGAGGATATCTGTTCGGTGCGATGCACAACAGCGTGGTGGCGATACACGCATACCACTGCTCCGAGCTGCTGGAAACGCAGGGTATTGAGCCGCTGCGTCTCTACCTTACGAGAATGCAGGCATCCTCGGAGAAGAGCAAGGTGGAGAAGAGCTTCATCGGCGATGAGCGTATGAAGAAAGTCAGCGAAGCTCTGGCCGGAACAACGGCCATTTCACACCCCAAGCTGAAGCGATTGACTGAAATTGTGGAAGCACAGCTGAGTATCAAGAAGGACAGCCTCATAATGGTCTTCACCCAGTACAGGGATACCATAGAGACCATCGTGCCCGAACTGGAGAAGAGAGGCATTAGTTTTGCCAGATTCATAGGACAGGCAGACCGGGGGGAGAAGAAAGGCATGAAGCAGAAAGAACAGAAGAAGACGATTGCCGACTTCTCAGCCGGGAAGTACAGCGTGCTCGTCGCAAGCAGCATCGGTGAGGAGGGCATCGATGTGCCTGACGTGGATATGGTGGTATTTTACGAACCGATTCCCAGCGAGATACGATACATACAGCGGAAGGGAAGGACAGGCAGAAGCTCTGTGGGCAGGGTGGTCATACTGGTGACCGAGGAAACGAGGGACGAAGCATTCCTCAGGGCAAGTTCCAGCAGGGAACGGCGCATGAACAGGATCGTCAGATCGATGAAGAGCGAGAGTGCGGATCAGACAACAGAGTAA
- a CDS encoding RNA-binding protein, with amino-acid sequence MVMPLVLLEKSLNKRVTLLLKDSRMLEGRLVGYDEFMNLVLEDTEERTADQTRKIGSVILRGNNVVSISP; translated from the coding sequence ATGGTAATGCCGCTGGTGTTGCTCGAGAAATCACTTAACAAACGTGTAACGCTACTGCTCAAGGACAGCAGGATGCTCGAAGGCAGACTCGTCGGTTACGACGAATTCATGAACCTGGTGCTGGAAGATACGGAAGAGAGAACGGCGGATCAGACCAGGAAGATCGGCTCAGTCATACTCAGAGGAAACAACGTAGTATCCATATCCCCCTGA
- a CDS encoding helix-turn-helix domain-containing protein, whose amino-acid sequence MVNTQIIDEKFQYLFSLVSSPTAKELGDAIKFLSFHPKVYHFTLLSKFRNVAIASYRMTQTSMYRKTESLGFRLHPILVMNGNERWFFVNDAGKEISESLINDKFTKVLKIERLSQERFSLEYPWIFYKFYMTALLKGFSEKDVKFLKLASEQGFFDWPRATTLTELSNKMELPKSTLSYRVRKLQKNVAKLLSQDFSAFKES is encoded by the coding sequence ATGGTGAATACACAAATAATTGATGAAAAGTTTCAATATCTATTCAGTCTTGTCAGCTCACCGACTGCTAAGGAACTGGGAGATGCAATAAAATTTCTTTCCTTTCATCCCAAAGTTTACCACTTCACCCTTCTATCTAAGTTCAGGAACGTGGCGATAGCATCTTACAGGATGACACAGACATCAATGTACAGGAAGACCGAGAGCCTTGGTTTTCGGCTGCACCCTATCCTCGTTATGAACGGTAATGAAAGATGGTTCTTCGTGAATGATGCCGGCAAGGAAATAAGTGAGTCGCTAATTAACGACAAATTCACGAAAGTACTGAAAATTGAGAGACTGAGCCAGGAACGGTTCTCGCTGGAGTATCCCTGGATATTTTACAAATTCTATATGACCGCTCTCCTGAAGGGATTTTCCGAGAAAGATGTCAAATTCCTGAAACTCGCGAGTGAACAGGGGTTCTTTGACTGGCCCAGAGCCACTACACTTACCGAACTCAGCAATAAGATGGAACTTCCAAAGAGCACACTCTCATACAGGGTCAGAAAGCTGCAGAAGAATGTGGCAAAATTGCTTTCCCAGGATTTTTCGGCATTTAAGGAAAGCTGA
- a CDS encoding DUF309 domain-containing protein, giving the protein MNGKRYLVRIANSDSIQISQYAKVRERMRSALERLGCRLNSSRISGVAVEIDFFAPEGEAGEKAVRLLSRIDRVLTVSVLSDDVQETGGIGETLEHAKQLFNEERFWEVHEVVEGLWHKASGAEKSVQQGIILYAAAFVHHQKNERETTIAMLKRAVGKMNWPQDTYYCFDLQLMKRKADEMIESGKIEPFKLS; this is encoded by the coding sequence ATGAACGGGAAGAGATATCTCGTCAGGATCGCAAATTCCGACTCAATACAAATATCACAGTATGCGAAGGTCAGGGAGAGGATGCGCTCGGCGCTGGAGAGGCTCGGATGCAGGCTGAACAGCTCGCGCATATCTGGTGTGGCCGTTGAAATCGATTTTTTTGCACCTGAGGGGGAAGCCGGGGAGAAAGCGGTGCGCCTGCTTTCAAGGATAGACAGGGTGCTAACAGTCTCGGTGCTCTCTGATGACGTGCAGGAGACTGGCGGCATCGGGGAGACACTCGAACATGCAAAGCAGCTCTTCAACGAGGAAAGGTTCTGGGAGGTGCATGAAGTCGTCGAGGGGTTGTGGCATAAGGCGAGCGGTGCTGAAAAAAGCGTTCAGCAGGGCATCATACTCTATGCCGCCGCATTCGTGCACCATCAGAAAAACGAGCGTGAGACAACTATCGCCATGCTGAAGAGAGCAGTAGGAAAAATGAACTGGCCGCAGGACACATATTACTGCTTCGATTTACAGCTGATGAAGAGAAAGGCCGATGAGATGATCGAGAGCGGAAAGATCGAACCGTTCAAACTTTCCTGA
- a CDS encoding MFS transporter — protein MASSAVAKENVGQKGYVEVKNEFGRVFRVGETPKQILGYSRMVVIIAAWVAMMLAGLLEYTWGALSGDLAAGHHWGLGEIGWLFSTFVIFESFVQIFTGMLRNKGLLPVRWATILGGIICGVVAYGWFAVVPNGPVGAFEAFLSYAVLGGIGSGMVYSGAINIVAKWYPEKKGWRTGFVNGGWAYGAVPFILGLGAATTAGGAPSLPLGNPLNFFGTANGYILFQGIMMTVLIGIAGFFMKDPPKNWWPKDIDPLSWRKKSTRDLLSNPPALKHYTLREMWGTRQAKWIGLQYAFFIGSSLFGVAFYYPFAIAMGLGTLAAVAGFAGFALTDGIFRPFYGYLSEFIGRKNTMSFGYSMNFIFQLGTLLSGLDHNTIMFVLCAVISGGFSGTNFPMTAAMVADYYGETNNATNYGSIYAFKALGGSFSSGIAGIIMTGTVFATASPTTPEWIRGFVFGALLALIAALIVTFLAKRPTAEDLHKAEEKAAAAEKRKAVARAGEHHG, from the coding sequence ATGGCATCTTCAGCAGTTGCAAAAGAAAATGTGGGCCAGAAAGGATATGTGGAAGTTAAGAATGAGTTCGGCAGAGTTTTCAGGGTAGGCGAAACACCAAAACAGATTTTGGGCTATTCCAGAATGGTTGTTATTATCGCCGCATGGGTGGCAATGATGCTTGCCGGCCTGCTCGAATATACATGGGGAGCACTGAGCGGAGATCTTGCGGCAGGCCACCACTGGGGGCTTGGCGAGATTGGCTGGCTGTTTTCCACCTTTGTCATATTTGAGTCGTTTGTACAGATTTTTACCGGAATGCTGAGGAACAAAGGACTGCTTCCGGTGAGATGGGCCACGATTCTTGGGGGAATCATATGCGGCGTAGTGGCGTATGGCTGGTTCGCAGTGGTCCCCAATGGTCCTGTGGGCGCATTTGAAGCATTCCTATCATACGCGGTTCTTGGAGGAATCGGCTCCGGGATGGTCTATTCTGGTGCCATCAACATTGTTGCCAAATGGTACCCGGAAAAGAAGGGGTGGAGAACAGGCTTTGTAAATGGTGGCTGGGCATATGGCGCCGTCCCCTTCATTCTCGGATTGGGGGCTGCCACGACTGCAGGCGGAGCTCCTAGTCTGCCGCTTGGAAACCCGTTGAACTTCTTTGGTACCGCCAATGGCTACATTTTGTTCCAGGGAATCATGATGACCGTGTTGATAGGCATAGCCGGATTTTTCATGAAAGACCCTCCGAAAAACTGGTGGCCCAAGGACATAGATCCACTGAGCTGGCGGAAGAAATCGACACGCGATCTGTTGAGCAATCCTCCCGCGCTTAAACATTACACGCTGAGGGAGATGTGGGGAACCAGGCAGGCGAAGTGGATTGGTCTTCAGTATGCATTTTTCATAGGTTCGTCCCTGTTCGGTGTTGCGTTTTACTATCCGTTTGCCATTGCGATGGGCCTCGGAACGCTTGCTGCGGTAGCCGGTTTTGCCGGTTTCGCACTGACCGATGGCATTTTCAGACCATTTTACGGCTACCTTTCCGAATTCATAGGCAGGAAAAATACCATGTCGTTCGGATACTCGATGAATTTCATCTTCCAGCTCGGGACTCTGCTCTCCGGTCTCGACCACAACACAATCATGTTTGTGTTATGTGCAGTGATATCAGGTGGATTCTCGGGAACCAATTTCCCAATGACGGCAGCAATGGTCGCAGACTACTATGGAGAAACAAACAACGCCACCAACTATGGATCAATTTATGCATTCAAAGCGCTGGGAGGCAGTTTCTCAAGCGGAATTGCAGGCATTATAATGACGGGCACTGTCTTCGCAACAGCGTCACCTACTACTCCAGAGTGGATCAGGGGTTTCGTGTTTGGCGCGCTTCTCGCGCTTATTGCAGCCCTCATCGTAACATTCCTTGCAAAGAGACCGACTGCAGAGGATCTTCACAAAGCGGAAGAGAAAGCGGCGGCCGCAGAGAAGAGAAAAGCCGTCGCGAGAGCGGGAGAGCATCACGGATAG